Within Cellulophaga sp. L1A9, the genomic segment CGCTAAAATCTCAGAAGCAGAAGCAGATAATTCATTTACTAAAATTACCAAAGGTCCATCCCATTGAATACGATCATCAATATCATCGTGAACTTCTTTCTGATCATCATTAGAACGCACTTGAACTATTGGTCCGTTTTTGATAAACAAACCAGCCATTTCAACAACAGTTTTTAATGATCCTCCACCGTTATCTCTTAAGTCTAAAATCAATCCTTCTGCACCTTCTTCTTTTAAACGCTCTACTTCTTTAGCTACATCAGATGCTGCATTTCTTTCTCCTTCATAATCATCAAAACTCACATAAAATTGCGGTAAATTAATAATTCCGAATTTTTCATTTCCTTTTATAATGTTAGCAGACTTAGCAAACGTTTCTTCAATTTCCACAACGTCTCTAGTTATTGAAATAACTTCCGTTGTACCATCTACTTTACGCATTGTTAAATCTACGACAGTTCCTTTAGCACCTTTTATTAACTTTATGGCATCATCTAATCGCATTTCAACAATATTAACAGGAGTACCGCCATGTTGACCTACTTTAATGATTTCATCGCCAACTTCAATCTGACGATCTCTCCAAACTGGACCACCAGAAATAATTTCTACGATTTTAACACCATCTTGTTTTTTCTGTAATCGTGCACCAATACCCTCAAATTTACCAGACATTCTAGTATCAAACTTTTCTTTTTCTTCTGGTGCAAAGTAATAGGTGTGCGGATCAAATTCTTCTACAATAGTATTGATGTATTGTACAAACCAATCTTTACGTTCTAAATCTGAAACAAAATCGAAAAACTCATCCAATGTTTCTTCCGTATCGACACGCGCTTCTTTTTCTGCCTCTTTTAAATTTATTTTTTTCTTGTTGTCTTTTTCAGCGATCTTAATTTTTGAGTCATAATTACCCAAAGTTGCATATTTAAGTTGCTTTCTCCAGCGTTCTTTTAGATCTGCTCTTGAAGCAACAAAAGTTTGCTTTTCGTAATCCATATCAATATTCTCTTTTGCAGAATAATCAAAAGGATCTTCAAGGACTTCTTTATAGATTCCTTTTGCATCTTTCATACGAATCATTAAACGTTCGTAAACTGCATTGAAAAAAGTAATATCCGTATTTTTTATCTGATCATCAATCTGAAATTTATACTGCTCAAAGTCTTTTACATCGCTTTCTAAAAAATATCTTTTAGTAGGATCTAATCCATTGATAAAATCTTCAAAAACTTCAACTGAGAAATCATCGTCTATATTTTTAGGGTCATAATGCCCTTTTTCCAAAACATAGGTAATAAGGTCTAATAAAAGTTTATCCTTATCGTCATTTTCGAATGATTTATTTGTAAAACTGCACGATGCTACCGCAAATAGCATCATTAAAAGTGCGTAGGCTAATTTATTCTTCATCTACTTATTTTTTTGTCAATCTAAGCATTATTATCACTGTCTTGCTCTAATACCTATTGAATTCTCTAAGATACTGAAAAAACCGTGCCAGTATAATATTGGCAATCTAAATTTTTTGTTAAACAGTTTGTCGGTCATATCTTAATGAAAAACGTATTTTTACGCTATAAATTATGTGTAATGAAAAAACCTTTGATTTTAATTACAAATGATGACGGAATTACCGCACCTGGATTGAGAGCCTTAGTAGGTTTTATGAAAGAAATAGGTGATATTGTGGTTGTAGCTCCTGATAGCCCACAATCGGGCATGGGACACGCTATCACTATTGATGATCTGCTATATTCTAAAAAAATGATTCTTGATTTAGATGACGACGAGAGCACGGAAGAATACAGTTGTAGTGGTACTCCTGCCGATTGTGTTAAATTAGCATTGCAGGAACTTTTAGATAGAAAACCTGATTTATGTGTCAGCGGAATTAACCACGGTTCTAATTCTTCTATCAATGTAATCTATTCTGGCACCATGAGCGCTGCCATTGAGGCAGGAATTGAAGGCATACCTGCCATTGGTTTTTCATTATGTGATTACAAATGGGAGGCAGATTTTACACAAGCAAAAACACACATTCAACAAATAGTTCGTCAAGCTATAGAAAACGGAATTCCACCTAAAGTGGTATTGAACGTAAATATCCCTAAACTAGAAACAAAAGAGTTAAAAGGAATTAAAATCTGCAGGCAAGCCAGAGCTAATTGGAAAGAAAAATTTGACAAAAGAACCAGTCCTTCTGGAAAAGAGTATTACTGGCTGACCGGTGAATTTGAATTGCTTGACAAAGGTGAGGATACAGATGAATGGGCATTAGCCAATGGTTTTGTTTCTGTAGTACCTACGCAATTTGACTTAACCGCCCATCATGCCATCCAAACCATAAACAACTGGAAATTAAACTAATGAATAAAAAAGAAATACTTATTGGTTTTGTTGTAGGAATTATAGCAAACACTATCGGAACACTATTGTATATCATTATATTTTCAAAATTAAGCATTAAAGAAACCTATATAGCTGCCGTAACTGAGGGTCATGTAGGAAGTTTATTAGCTCTTGGCGCAGTTTTAAATTTAGTAGCCTTTTTTGGTTTTTTAAAAATAAAACGTGACTTAAGAGCAAAAGGTGTTTTAATAGCGACGCTAATAACTGCTTTATTAATTATGTATTACAAGATTTTTTAAGTGTACTCCACTCCTTGATTTCTTTAACTTTACAGAAACAAAATCTGGCTATTATTTTTAATTACTAAACAGATGAAATACTACATCATTGCAGGAGAGGCTTCAGGCGATTTACATGGCTCTAATTTAATCAAAGCTCTGAAAGAACAAGATTCAGAGGCTACTATTAGATGTTGGGGAGGAGACTTAATGCAAAAAGCTGGTGGCACTTTAGCAAAACATTACAAGGAGCTTGCCTTTATGGGATTTATTGAAGTTATTACCAACATCAATACCATCTTTAAAAACATTAGTTTCTGCAAAGAAGATATTGCATCGTTTCATCCGGATGTCATTATATTTATAGATTATTCTGGTTTTAATTTACGGATTGCAAAATGGGCAAAAAAAGCAGGTTTTAAAACCAGCTATTATATTGCTCCTCAAATTTGGGCTTCGCGAGAAGGGCGAATTGAGAAAATTAAAAGTACTATTGACGAAATGTATGTGACCTTGCCTTTCGAAAAAGAGTTCTATGAAAAAAAGCACAATTTTCCTGTAAATTTTGTGGGGCATCCGTTAATTGATGCCATTGCAAATTCGCCAAAAATTGATGCTATTGCCTTTAAGAACAAATATAATCTGGACCAACAAAAACCTATTATTGCCTTATTACCAGGAAGTAGAAAACAAGAAGTATCTAAAATGCTAGAGATTATGCTTTCTGTTACCGAAAAATTTACGGAATATCAATTTGTAATCGCTGGTGCTCCAAGTTTAGATCAAGAATTCTATCAGCCTTTTTTAAAAAAATCAAACATCAGTTTAATTCCGAATCAAACCTATGGTATTTTACAAATAGCACATGCGGCATTAGTTACTAGCGGCACTGCGACGCTAGAAACTGCATTATTTAAAGTACCACAAGTAGTTTGCTATAAAGGGAACTGGATCTCTTATCAAATTGCAAAACGAATAATAACTCTAAAATACATATCACTGGTTAATTTAATCATGAATAAGGAGGTTGTGAAAGAATTAATTCAAGATGATTTAACTACAAAAAATTTAAGTCTAGCGCTTAAGAAGATTTTAAATCCTGAAACCAGGAAAATAGTCTTAAAAAACTACGAAGAACTAGAGAGAAAGCTTGGCGGACAAGGGGCAAGTGATACCACCGCATCGTTGATTATCAGTAGTTTAAGAAAATAGAAATTGTTTTTTTACTAAAAGAACGTTAAGACATGAGAGTATCATTCATATTTATTCTTTAAATTTGAATTTAAAGTCCCATATTCTTTAACCATGAATCGCACATTTCTTTATCTTTTTTTAATTGCAATAGCTACTAGCTGTGGCGCAAAAAAAAGAACAACTAATACAGACAACAAAGAACGAAAAATTAGCGTAGCTGCCAATAAAAACGATGCTAAACCTAAGGGTGCAAATTCGTTACCTGCCGTATATTCAGAAAAACCTAGAACCAATAATATTGCTGAATCCGTGATAAGTTCTGCTCTTGAATATACAGGCACACGTTATAAATACGGAGGAACAACAAAAAAAGGTATGGATTGCTCCGGTTTATTGTATGTTGCTTTTGGCGACCAGGATATTTCAATCCCTAGAACCTCCTACGTTATTGCCGAAGAAGGAAAGGACATTAGAATAAAAGATGTTGATAAGGGTGATTTACTGTTTTTTAAGACTAGTAAAAGATCAAAAAAAATAAACCATGTGGGTCTAGTGGTTTCTGTGGATAATGATGGAATAAAATTTATACACGCTACAACTTCTAGAGGTGTTATTGTATCCTCACTAAAAGAAGGCTATTGGAACTATGCCTTTGTAAAAGCTACACGAATATTATAAAAACAAAATAGCTATGCAGTTACTAAAATTTGTGCCAATAAAATTGACACTTTTTTTAGTTGCAGGGATACTATTTGGTGCTTTTTTTGAAAGTTCTATTGCTATCCCCTTTACCCTAACATGCATTACCCTTTTCGCGTTAGCAGTTCTATTTTTAAAAACAAAACATACAAATACTCCTCTATTTGGGCTTACTGCGCTATCCTTAACATTTTTCATCGGGTACCTATCTATCACATTAGCCTACCCAACAAATAAGCCGAGTCATTACCTTAAGAGCGATAACATTATACAAAAAGAACTTCGTCTTAAGATTACGGACGTTCTAAAATCAAATACCTTCTCAGATCGGTATTACGCTGATATTATAGAAATTGATAAGAGAACAACATCTGGAAAAATAGTAGTAACCATTTCTAAAGACAGCACAACTTCCCTCCTAAAGATTGATGATGAACTGATCACCTATAATTCATTAAAAAATATTAAACCTCCTTTAAACCCGCATCAGTTTAATTATAAAAAATACCTAGAAGGATTAGGTGTCTTGGATCAGGTGTACTTAAAAAACACAGACTACATTAGTTTAGAAAAACCAAACAGAACAGTATACGGACTTGCTGCTAACTGGAGAAATACCATACTCACTAAACTTAAAAAAGAAGGTTTTACACCAGAAAACCTGAGTGTTATTCAGGCTTTATTATTAGGACAGCGAAACGATATTTCTGAAGAAACCTACGATAATTACAAAGATGCAGGAGCCATTCACATACTAGCACTTTCAGGGCTACACATTGGAGTATTACTCCTTATTCTTCAGTTCTTATTACATCCTATTGAACGTTTGATGCATGGGAAAAAAATTAAATTAATTATTATTGGAATTCTCCTATGGGGATTTGCTTTTTTGGCAGGCTTATCTGCTTCAATTGTAAGAGCTGTTACCATGTTTTCATTCCTAGCTTATGCTATGTATTTAAACCGGCCTACAAACAGCTTTAATATACTTGCGCTATCCCTTTTCTTTATTCTACTAATACAACCAAATTATCTTTTTCAAGTAGGATTTCAAATGAGTTACGCTGCAGTATTTGCTATTCTATGGATCTATCCAATGTTACAACGATTCTGGTTTCCTAAAAATAAAATCGTAAAATACTTTTGGCAGTTATTAAGTGTAAGTATTGCTGCCCAATTGGGAGTTTTACCCATTAGCTTATTTTACTTTCACCAATTCCCTGGACTCTTTTTTGTAGCCAATCTTTTAATACTTCCTTTTTTAGGCATTATTCTAGGTATTGGCATACTTGTCATTATCTTATCCCTAGCAGATATACTTCCCTCTTTTATTACAGATAGCTATAACCACATCATTAGCGCTATGAATAGCATTGTAAAATGGATTGCTAATCAAGAAGTCTTTATCTTTAAAAACATATCATTCGATACACTTCAATTACTTTTGCTTTGCACCTTAATTTTTTTAATGATTACCGCCTTAAGCAAGCCAAAATTTAAAAACTTTATTAGTTTTCTACTTGTTATTATCATCTTTCAATCCTATACTTTTATTTCACGATATACCTCTTCTAAGACCCATGAAGTTATTGTATGGCATCAGTCAAGATCTACTGGAATCATAGAAAAATCTGGAACAACTTTACACCTTTTGAGTAATGATGCCCCAAATTTTGAATACCCTCTTAAGAGTTATCAAATTGCAGAACGAATAACAGTGTTTCACACCGATTCCTTGCGCAACAGTTATAACTTAGGTTTAAAAAAAATTACGTTGATTGATAGTTTGAGCATTTATCCAACATCAAAAAATAACACCATTCTTTTAACGCAATCGCCAAAGATAAATTTAGATCGCTTAATAGATTCTTTGCAACCCATAGCCCTTATAGCTGACGGAAGTAATTATAAGAGTGCTATTGCCCTTTGGAAAGCAACTTGTGCAAAAAGAAAACTCCCTTTTCACTACACAGGCGAAAAGGGAGCTTATTATTTTAATTTGGAAAACTAGTGTACTTTACCCATTAATTTTTTAATTAGTGGTGATGCAATTAACACAATCACAGATGCTCCTAAGGCATATTTCGCAACCAAGCCAAACCCGTCTGTATATACTCCTAAGGTTTCAAAACCCCCAACATTTTTATCTGTACTTTCAATAGCCAACTGTTTCCCTATAAAACCAACAATTTGAAAGGCAAATGCTGATGCTAAAAACCAAATTCCCATCATGAAAGCAACAATTCTTTTCGGTGACAAATCGGTGATTTTAGATAAGCCTACTGGAGACATAAACAACTCCCCTACTGAAATTAAAAAATACATAACTAATAAATACGAAAACGGCACCATCCCATTTTCATCGGCACTACCACTACTCATGGAAAGAATTAAAAAACTAATCCCTGCGAAAGCAAGACCTAAACCAAATTTATAAGGCGTTCTTGGATCTAATTTTTTCCTCTTTAGATACGTAAACAACATTGAAATTGGAATAGACAAAATGATGATATACATTGAATTTAATGCGTTTGTCTGAGAAGCATCAATAAAAGTTAGATTAACATTCCGTGCTGCGAACAACGTAATAATACTTCCTGAAAGTTCATGAAAACCCCAAAATATAGTAATAAAGAATGTAAATAAGATTGCTACAATAAGTTTTTTACGTTCATCTGCCGTTGCTTCAATCAATATTTTTAATAGAAATGCCCCTATCGCAATAGCAATCACATAAAAAATTATGTTTACAATATTGTCATTTTCAAGAAAACTTCCTTTCTCTCCTAAAGCTTTATAAGAAGAAAGCAAAAAAGCGATTACTGGAACTGATGCCACGGCCAGTATAGGAATCATTAAACCTTGCTTAACCCCTAAAATTGGTTTATCTAAAATAGTTTCTGTAGGAGGTAAACCTTTATCACCAAAAATATTTTTTTTAATTCCGCTCCAGAAAGTTATTAATCCTATTAACATCCCGATACCGGCAAGACCAAAACCATAATGCCATCCATACTCTCTTCCTAGCCACCCACAAAGTAATGGCGCAGCAAAACCACCGATATTAATACCCATATAAAAGATAACAAAACCAGAATCTTTACGGATATCATCCTCTTTATAAAGAGACCCTACAAAAGTTGAAATATTTGGTTTAAAAAAGCCATTCCCAACAACAATTAACGCCAAGGCTATAAAAAATGCATAGTTGCTTTCTACTGCCAAGACAAAGTGACCGATAGCCATTAAAATTCCACCTAAAAAGATAGAATTTCGCATCCCTAATATCTTATCTGAAATACGACCACCAATTACCGTTGATGCATAGACTAATGAACCATATGAAGCATACACTGCTGCTGCTGCAAAATCTCTAGTGGTTAGTGCTGCAAAAATAACATCAACCATATAAAGGGTAAGCAACGCCCGCATCCCGTAGAAACTAAAGCGTTCCCAAAGCTCCGCAAAGAATAAATAAAATAATCCTTTAGGATGCCCAAATAACTGCGGGTCTTCGATTGGTTTAATCGTATTTTCCATATACTATATTTAGATTTTTTTGAGTAATTAGATTATAAGTTGTCTTTAATAAAATTGGTCATTTTCGTATACAAATGAAGCCTAGTATTTCCTCCGTAAATGCCGTGATTTTTATCTGGATAAATAGCCCAATCAAATTGTTTATTTGCTTGCACCAAAGCTTCTACCATACGCATAGAATTTTGCACATGTACATTGTCATCACCTGTACCGTGAACCAGCAAATATTTCCCTTCTAAAAGTTCTGGATAATTAAATGGAGAATTATCATCATAACCACTTGGATTTTCTTGTGGTGTTTGCATGTAGCGCTCTGTATATATCGTATCATAAAATGCCCAAGACGTTACTGGTGCCACCGCAATTGCCATTTCAAAGGTATCATTCCCTTTTAAAATACAATTAGTAGACATAAAACCACCATAGCTCCATCCCCAAATTCCGGTTCTATCTGCATCGATATAAGGCAGTTCACTTAACTTTTTAGCAGCAGCTATTTGATCTTCTACTTCGTATTTCCCTAATTCTTTCTGTGTAACTTTCTTAAAGTCTCTCCCTTTAAATCCTGTTCCACGACCGTCTACACAAACAACAATATATCCTTCCGATGCTAGAAGCTGGTACCAGTAATCATTTGAAGCCATCCAAGAATTGGATACGGATTGAGATCCTGGTCCACTGTATTGAAACATAAATAATGGATATTTCTTAGCAGCATCAAAATCTGCAGGTTTTATCATCCACATATTCAGTTCATTCCCATTAATAGAAAGTGAAGAAAATTCTTTCTGACTAATTTCATAACCTTCTAATTTTGAAAGCAATGCTTTATTATCCAAAATTTCTTTTACACGTTTACCGGTTAAAGCTTCGTGTAAACTGTATTCTGAAGGGGTATTCACATCTGAAAAGTTATTAATGAAATAGGTAAAATCAGCACTGAAGTCTGCATTATTCTTACCATTTTTAGTTGTAAGCTTCCGTTTATCTTTCCCTCGGCTATCTACACTGTAAACACCTCTATTAATGGAGCCATCTTCTGTAGATTGGTAATAGACTCTATCTTCATCTTGATCATAACCATAATAATTAGTTACTTCCCATGATCCTTTGGTAATCTGATTCATTAATTTACCATTTTCATTATATAAGTAAATATGATTGAAACCATCTTTCTCACTCGTCCAGATAAAACTATCATCTGCTAAAAAAGTTAAATTATCAGTAACATCGACATAAGCCGCATCTTTCTCCTCTAAAAGAACGGACACTTTATTGTTCTTAGCATTTACAGCGTAAAGCGTTAAATTATCCTGATGTCTGTTTAAGGTTTGAACACTAAGCATATTTGCATTGTTCATCCATTTAATTCGTGGAATATAATAAGACGATGGTAACGCTATTTTAGAAATTGCAGACGAGTTAACATCTAACATATGTAAGCTTACAATAGCATTATTTTCTCCTGCCTTTGGATATTTAAAAACCTGTTGTGTTTGGTATAATTCCGTTCCATAAACATCCATTGAAAATTCTGGAACATTGGTTTCATCAAATCTTAAAAAAGCAATTTTAGTTCCATCTGCGTTCCAATCAAAAGCTCTTACAAATGCAAACTCTTCTTCATATACCCAATCTGTAACCCCATTGATGATTTTATTCTTTACACCGTCTTTAGTAATCTTAGTCGTCGTATTTTTTAAAATATCATAGGTATAAATATTATTTTCAAAAACATAAGCTACTTTACTATTATCTGGTGATAATGTAGGCTCTTGAATTTTATTTTCAGAAATTTTAATGGTTTTACCCGATTTTACATCATAGATATAATAAATTCCTAATGAAGATCTTCTAAATATTGATTCTACTTCAGTTGCCAACAACACTTTACTTTCATCTGCTGTAAACTCATACGAGGTAAAATAAGGAATGTTCTTTAATTTTGCTGAATTTACTACAGTACCAACTTTAGCCAAACTAGCATAATCATAGATATCAATACTTGTTGTTCTGGCGGTCCTATCAAAATTTAATACGGTGTACTGAGTTCCGTTATTTAAAGATCTAATTTCATCTAATCCTTCTGTTCTAAATGCGCCACCCCAAATTTCTTCAAGAGTAATTGCTTTTTTTTGTGCAAACGTAAGGCTAGTCGCACTTAAAATAAAAAAGAAAATAAGCGTTAATTTTTTCATTTATGTTCCTGTTTGTTAGTATTGATACTATGAAATCCGGAGGTCAATTAGCCCTGTTTTAATACTAAAACACTTACATTATCCTACTAGATTTCTTCGATTCTCAAAATATGTTTAAAAAGACCAAGTTTAGTAATAATTTCACGTAAAAATAAACTTTTAACAAAAAATATCACAAATTGAGGGATGCCTTCAAAGATACTATTCTACTTTATCTTTTTTAGCGGTAATTAGTATCTTTGGTGTTCGAAACCAAACAAAATATGAACACTCCTATTGAAGGATTTTCCAAGCTCACAAAAGAAGAAAAGATCGCATGGTTAGCAAAAAGCTACACCACAAATTCAGACGAAACAATTTCTATTTTAAAAAGGTATTGGAACTCAGACGAAACTCTTCAAAAACTTCATGACGAATTCATTGAAAACACCATTACCAATTACTATTTACCTTTTGGTATTGCACCTAATTTTTTAATTAACGACAAGTTATACGCCATTCCTATGGCTATTGAAGAAAGTTCCGTTGTAGCTGCCGCAAGTAAAGCGGCTAAATTTTGGTTAAAGCGCGGAGGTTTTAAAGCAACTGTTATCAATACCGAAAAAGTAGGCCAGGTTCATTTCATGTATACTGGGGACTTTGAGAAATTAGAATCTTTCTTCCATTCCATAGCTCCTATGCTAAGAGAAGACGCTAAAGATATCACCAAAAATATGGAAAAACGTGGCGGTGGTATTTCCGCTATAACATTACGTAATAAAACAGACGATTTAAAAAATTACTATCAGCTCCATTGCACTTTTGAAACTTTAGACGCTATGGGGGCAAATTTTATCAACTCCTGCTTAGAGCAATTTGCCCAAACGCTCAAAAGAGAATTTCTAGAAGCACCAACATTCAAAGAACATGGTGAACAACTAGAAATTGTCATGAGTATTTTAAGCAACTATGTTCCCAATTGCTTAGTGCGAGCGGAGGTAAGTTGCCCCATAGAACAACTAAACGAAGACAAGAATATATCTGCTCAAGATTTTGCAGAAAAAATTGTAAGAGCAATACAAATTGCTAAAGTTGAACCTTATCGTGCAGTAACGCATAACAAAGGAATTATGAATGGCGTTGATGCTGTTGTTTTAGCTACAGGGAACGACTTTAGAGCTATTGAAGCGGGAGTTCATGCCTATGCCGCTAAAGATGGAAAATACAGCAGTCTAACTAACGCTAGCATTGATGATGGTATTTTTAAATTTTGGATTGATATACCACTTGTTTTAGGCACCGTAGGCGGACTAACAGGTTTACACCCCTTAGTTAAATTGGCTCTAGAAATTCTTCAAAATCCTTCTGCTAAAGACCTGATGCAAATTGTTGCAGTAGCTGGTTTAGCTCAAAATTTTGCCGCCGTACGCTCTTTAGTAACCACTGGCATTCAACAAGGTCATATGAAAATGCACTTGATGAATATTTTAAATCAATTGGGTGCTTCTGATTCTGAAAAAAAGACTTTAGTTGATCATTTCAAACACAATACAGTTACCCATAGTGCGGTAATTTCAGCATATAGCAGTTTACAAGAAAAAGGATGATTAAGAACTTTTATAG encodes:
- a CDS encoding hydroxymethylglutaryl-CoA reductase, degradative, whose amino-acid sequence is MNTPIEGFSKLTKEEKIAWLAKSYTTNSDETISILKRYWNSDETLQKLHDEFIENTITNYYLPFGIAPNFLINDKLYAIPMAIEESSVVAAASKAAKFWLKRGGFKATVINTEKVGQVHFMYTGDFEKLESFFHSIAPMLREDAKDITKNMEKRGGGISAITLRNKTDDLKNYYQLHCTFETLDAMGANFINSCLEQFAQTLKREFLEAPTFKEHGEQLEIVMSILSNYVPNCLVRAEVSCPIEQLNEDKNISAQDFAEKIVRAIQIAKVEPYRAVTHNKGIMNGVDAVVLATGNDFRAIEAGVHAYAAKDGKYSSLTNASIDDGIFKFWIDIPLVLGTVGGLTGLHPLVKLALEILQNPSAKDLMQIVAVAGLAQNFAAVRSLVTTGIQQGHMKMHLMNILNQLGASDSEKKTLVDHFKHNTVTHSAVISAYSSLQEKG